From one Lotus japonicus ecotype B-129 chromosome 3, LjGifu_v1.2 genomic stretch:
- the LOC130744421 gene encoding uncharacterized protein LOC130744421, with translation MVRINSFNVRRVLLDQGSSADIIYGDVFDQLGLTDKDLMPYTRTLVGFSGEQVWVRDYLDLDTVFGVDENAKLLRVRYLVLQVVESYNVIIGRNTLNRLCAVISTVHLAVKYPLIFGKVGKIVVDHRRARKCYNNCLSFYGKKGVGEGHRCHEIKVLEGDQDG, from the coding sequence ATGGTAAGGATCAATAGCTTTAATGTGCGAAGAGTTCTTTTGGACCAGGGAAGTTCTGCAGACATTATCTACGGAGATGTGTTCGATCAGTTGGGATTAACAGACAAGGACTTGATGCCATACACTAGGACTCTAGTAGGCTTTTCAGGAGAACAGGTCTGGGTGCGTGACTACCTGGATTTAGACACGGTTTTTGGTGTTGATGAAAACGCCAAGCTTCTGCGTGTAAGGTATTTGGTATTGCAGGTTGTGGAatcatacaatgtcatcatcggACGGAACACGCTCAACCGTCTCTGCGCAGTGATTTCAACGGTTCACCTGGCGGTGAAGTATCCACTGATCTTCGGAAAGGTGGGAAAAATCGTGGTCGATCATAGGAGAGCAAGGAAGTGCTATAACAACTGCCTTAGTTTTTATGGAAAGAAGGGAGTCGGCGAGGGACACAGGTGCCACGAGATTAAGGTCTTAGAGGGCGATCAAGATGGCTAG